One segment of Solanum lycopersicum chromosome 1, SLM_r2.1 DNA contains the following:
- the LOC101257695 gene encoding uncharacterized protein, translating into MATLSWRHHTLIQALLSRGPLKEKDFQSIFTRIIDKSSGNHQSLFNEYLRKINGELAYVQLELRACRNQYDGHVHYGVVNNVSDESSKLGTKYSVPQIAFYKGIIEAIVQDAAAQGFISTIDALNIRLENQFLAGTESQSQRGHIPAAFRNFSMSQKERTLEELARDRWLSLTDGKIGLGVRSFLDLRSWFRSNEVPACEVCNEAAVKAELCKNEGCNVRMHMYCLRMKFSKSKAEKVCPGCGTRWHYNIAKVEAVDEEEDASLPPESQQPREPSTRKRPRTRAAIDSDTVEPESSQSTRLTRRSVRLKSSG; encoded by the exons ATGGCGACACTTTCATGGAGGCACCATACACTAATTCAAGCTCTACTCTCTCGTGGTCCGCTTAAAGAGAAGGATTTTCAATCTATATTCACCAGAATCATCGACAAATCCTCAG GTAATCATCAGTCACTATTCAATGAATACCTGAGAAAGATAAACGGAGAGCTCGCTTATGTGCAGTTAGAGCTACGGGCATGTAGAAACCAGTATGACGGACATGTGCATTATGGTGTTGTGAACAATGTTTCAGATGAGTCATCCAAACTTGGTACTAAATATTCAGTTCCCCAGATAGCTTTCTATAAAGGCATT ATTGAAGCAATTGTTCAAGACGCAGCAGCTCAGGGATTTATATCGACCATTGATGCACTGAACATACGGCTCGAAAATCAG TTTCTAGCTGGAACAGAATCCCAGTCTCAGAGAGGTCATATTCCTGCAGCGTTTAGAAATTTTTCAATGTCTCAAAAGGAGAGGACCCTTGAGGAACTTGCGAGGGACCGCTGGCTTTCTCTAACAGATGGTAAGATAGGACTAGGAGTTCGTTCGTTCCTTGATCTCAGAAGTTGGTTTCGCAGTAATGAGGTTCCAGCATGTGAAGTTTGCAATGAAGCTGCTGTGAAG GCTGAGCTTTGCAAAAATGAAGGCTGTAATGTTCGTATGCATATGTACTGTCTGAGAATGAAGTTCTCCAAAAGCAAG GCTGAGAAAGTTTGTCCCGGTTGTGGGACAAGATGGCATTACAACATTGCAAAAGTAGAAGCTGTAGATGAAGAAGAGGATGCATCTTTGCCTCCTGAGAGTCAGCAGCCTCGTGAACCCTCAACGAGAAAAAGGCCTAGGACCCGTGCAGCTATTGACTCTGATACTGTTGAGCCTGAATCATCTCAAAGTACAAGGCTGACTCGACGCTCTGTCCGTCTGAAGAGTTCAGGTTAA